The nucleotide window AAGGGAATCGTATAGTTTTTTGAAATATTCGGAAAAGACAATCGGCCTGTAATGAATTGATCTGGGCCCGAATTTGTCATCAATCAATTGCGTGATTGATTGTTCAAGATTGTCTGAATTAAGGTTTTCCAGGATAAGAGTTTCAAGTTCATCCTGGCAGATTTCAAACATCTTTAACAACATAGTTTGGGCAGAATAGGTCTTGTCTTCCATGATATCTGCCACCTCATCCTGGATATCAACGATTCTGTTCAGTGTTCTTTCAATTCTGTCCAGAGTGCTGCTGGCATCTATCCCTTTCACTGATTCAAGCTTCTTTTTTAAGATCTGCAAAGAACCGTTAAGTATGGCCACAGGTGTTCTCAGTTCATGGGAAAGGTGGTTGATGGCTTTTCCTTTGGCGCGGTTCATTGACGCCACATCTCTGTAAGCCTCCTTGAGAGCTTCGGCAAACCGTGCATTTTCAATTGAGATGGCAACGGTTCCGGCTATCATGGTCATAAGTTCCATATCATTATAATCAAACCGGTTCTGTTTTTTGTTGATGGCGCACAAAACCCCTATGATCCTGTCCTCGCTTTTAATGGGAACTTCCAGGAGACTTTTTGTTTTGTATCCCAGTTTCTCATCCCGTTCAGGGTAATTGTCTGCCAGCTTTTCTATATCATTCACCAGGGCATATTCACCGGTTTTTATAATTTTACCGGCCAGGAGAGAATCAACCGGAAAACGGATGGTTTTTGTTCTTTTTTCCGTATCAAAATCATCATAGGATGCACCGGTGAAAAACAGTTCCTCCTTGATCTCATCATACAGGAGAACCACGGCTCCTTCAGTGTTTAAAAGCTCTTTGACCTCTTTTGAAATATAATTCATCAGATCTTCAAGTTCAGGATATTCCGGTAGAACGGCACTGATTCTCATAATGGTCTTGTTGTTTGCCTCAAGCCGTTTTTCTTCTGTAATATCTCTTAAGATCACAAAGGTTTCCGTTGGCCCGGTTTTAACTCTTGAATGGGATGCGGCCCATAGTACAACATCCAGTACCTTGCCTTCCCGTGTGAGCCGCTTTGTTTCGTAACGGGCAAGGGATTTTTGTGTTTCAAATTTATTTATCATTTCATGGGTTTCCGCTTTAAGGGCTTGGGGCACAAACGGAACAGGTTTGCCTTTGAGTTCTTCTATGGACCATCCAAATGTTTTTGAAAAAGACGGGTTTAAATAAGAAACCAATCCTTTTTCATCATATACGATAATGGGATAGGGGATAAATTCCAGAATTTTTCGATAAATACGGTAGAG belongs to Desulfobacula toluolica Tol2 and includes:
- a CDS encoding sensor histidine kinase; protein product: MKNNEEYVAALENKIEKLEKQNHELNNIIFKAPIPMFVVDKTHTITHFNKALEALSGLSASDMIGTKNQWKAFYSSKRPVMADLIIDKSSDAKIIEHYGPKYNHSSKDKERFAATDFFQDLNKEGKWLFFTASPYTDDHGNIAGAVETLQDVTETKMAERKKKELYRIYRKILEFIPYPIIVYDEKGLVSYLNPSFSKTFGWSIEELKGKPVPFVPQALKAETHEMINKFETQKSLARYETKRLTREGKVLDVVLWAASHSRVKTGPTETFVILRDITEEKRLEANNKTIMRISAVLPEYPELEDLMNYISKEVKELLNTEGAVVLLYDEIKEELFFTGASYDDFDTEKRTKTIRFPVDSLLAGKIIKTGEYALVNDIEKLADNYPERDEKLGYKTKSLLEVPIKSEDRIIGVLCAINKKQNRFDYNDMELMTMIAGTVAISIENARFAEALKEAYRDVASMNRAKGKAINHLSHELRTPVAILNGSLQILKKKLESVKGIDASSTLDRIERTLNRIVDIQDEVADIMEDKTYSAQTMLLKMFEICQDELETLILENLNSDNLEQSITQLIDDKFGPRSIHYRPIVFSEYFKKLYDSLKPEFEFRPIDIEIFVDDNLPVLLLPEEILDKTIGGLVKNAIENTPDYGKIHIFIKTKDAGILFCIHDFGVGIEADARKRIFEGFFSTQETLLYSTKTPFAFNAGGKGADLLRMKIFSDRLGFTLKMESKRCRFLLENNDATCPGDIKACRFCQTRTDCLNSGYSIFKLFFPCEKK